The Balneola vulgaris DSM 17893 DNA segment CCGAACTGAGAATGGTTTTAAAGATTTGCTCCTCATCGCTGAGTGGCGACCTTCTGTACCATCCATTGTAGCACGTGTGCAGCCCTGGACGTAAGGGCCATGATGACTTGACGTCGTCCCCACCTTCCTCACTACTTGCGTAGGCAGTCTAGCTAGAGTCCCCACCATTACGTGCTGGTAACTAACTACAGGGGTTGCGCTCGTTGCGGGACTTAACCCAACACCTCACGGCACGAGCTGACGACAGCCATGCAGCACCTTCCATAACGTTCCGAAGAAACCCTCTGTTTCCAGAGGTAGCGTTGTGGATTTAGCCCAGGTAAGGTTCCTCGCGTTGCATCGAATTAAGCCACATGCTCCACCGCTTGTGCGGGCCCCCGTCAATTCCTTTGAGTTTCATCGTTGCCGACGTACTCCCCAGGTGGCATACTTAATGCGTTAACTGCAGCACTGGCCCCGAAAGGCCAACACCTAGTATGCATCGTTTACAGCGTGGACTACCAGGGTATCTAATCCTGTTCGCTCCCCACGCTTTCGTGCCTCAGCGTCAGTTGTAGACCAGTAAGCCGCCTTCGCCACTGATGTTCTTCGTAATATCTATGCATTTCACCGCTACACTACGAATTCCACTTACCTCTTCTACACTCAAGACTACCAGTATCCAGGGCCATTTTACCGTTAAGCGGCAAGATTTCACCCCAGACTTAATAGCCCGCCTACGCACCCTTTACACCCAATGATTCCGGACAACGCTTGCACCCTCCGTATTACCGCGGCTGCTGGCACGGAGTTAGCCGGTGCTTATTCAAGGAGTACCGTCACACCAGATCGAAATCCAGTCGTTCTTCCTCCTCAAAAGCCGTTTACAACCCATAGGGCCTTCATCCGGCACGCGGCGTGGCTGCGTCAGGCTTTCGCCCATTGCGCAAGATTCCTCACTGCTGCCTCCCGTAGGAGTCTGGGCCGTGTCTCAGTCCCAGTGTGGGGGATCATCCTCTCAGACCCCCTAACTATCATCGCCTTGGTGAGCCGTTACCTCACCAACTAACTAATAGTACGCAGCCCCATCTCTAGCCGGTCGAAACCTTTAACAACTGTGGCCATGCGGCCCCGCTGCATTATGCGGTATTAGCATCCCTTTCGGAATGTTATCCCCCAGCTAAAGGCAGGTTAGCTACGCGTTACTCACCCGTCCGCCAGTCTCCAGTGACTGCAAGCAGTCACCTTCTCCTTCGACTTGCATGTGTTAAGCCCGCCGCCAGCGTTCGTCCTGAGCCAGGATCAAACTCTCCATTGTAAATAATTTATATATACTCTGTGAGCTCGGTCCTACACTCCATCATTCAAAAGAATAACTTCATAAGCTCGCACAAACAATCTGTCTTATGCTTCAATAATGTCCAAAGAACTTTGCCTTTTTGAGATAAAAAAAGCTGATCAAAACGAGTTGTTTAATCAGCGATTTCGTTGCCTCAACAGGATTACAAAGATACGGGATTTTTCTACTCTAGGGCAAGTTTTATTTCCATTTTTTTTGTCTTTTTTTGCTCTTTTTTTTCGCATCGCCTCATACGTATCAATAGAGGCGATTTCACTAAAAATTCTTTTCCCATTCAACCTAATTTCTTTCCCTTTTTCTCAACCACTTTTAATTCTGTTTTCCAGAACTGCCCCCATTTTATTCTGATTTTCTATCAGAGTTACTGAGCCTCTAAATTTTCTATGATTTTTCTGAGCTGTCGGATTCTTACTTAAAAAAGTACATCAAAAAAATTATACCTTTTTCATTCAATTATTCTAGAGAACTCTGGAATGGATTCAAGTACAATAGCCACTTTACGAATCTACCGGTACTGACAGAGTTATCTTTTATGGTGTAGTTGAACTTTCAAGATTCGATAAATTGAAATCACACCTAATATTGATAAGATTACAAAAATTGCTACTCCTATAATCGCGAACCAATCTAACATCGTCGAAGGAAACGCATTTATACCTATTGAAGCGTTTCTGACATCTAGTACATATCTCGACATTAAATAAAAGTACACCAAGGCAATCAGGATCGGTACTAGTAAGAGGATAGGATGCTTATTTCCCATAATACTACTTATGTATGTTAATCTTAAAACTCGGTTTCTGGACTATACACTATAGAGTTTATTCTCACTATGATGTTACTCATAGTTAATACATTATTTACATTTATCAATTAATTTACACTACTCCTCTCAGGATCCTCATCAAAGTTCTTAAGCAAGTGGACCCCTATATAAAAAAGTGGCGTATCAAAGAGAGCGAAGAAAAACTTAAAGAGATACGAGTTTACTATTAGTATTACTGCCGCTCCAATTGTGTTTATGTTCGGGCCTAGATTATTTGCAAAGTATAGAATAAGAATGATGGCTGTTGAATCTACTAATTGACTAAACATGGTAGATGCATTATTTCGCAGCCAAAGATGTTTTCCCTTTGTTTTTTTCTTCCAATAATGAAACAATCTTACATCTACAGATTGGGCTGTAAGATAGGCCACCATACTTGCAATCGTATTTCCAATCATGAACTCATAGACACCTTCAAACAAATCAAGACCGCCACTTACTCCATTCGTATTTGGCAACCAGTGGTTCACGGTCATCAAAAAAAGCATAAAGAAGTTCATGAAGAAACCTACCCAAACTACAAGCTGAGCTTTTTTTCTACCAAACAATTCGGAAATCAAATCGGTTGCTAAAAAGGTAAACGGATAGGCAATCACACCGGCAGGTACACTCATCGTATATAAACTACCATCTCGTACTAAAGATGGAGTGATAGCCTGTAACCACTCGGGCATATTAAAGCTGAAGATGGTAACAAACTTTGTAGTACCTATTACATTACCTAGAACAAGCGCCGTAAGGAACACTCCCGAAAGTGTTAAGAACAGTATATCGCGTTGGTGGTTTTGACTCATTTACTTCGTGTTTATTAATAATAGAAACCTAATGAACAATTATAGTTAGAATACGTAGCCGATGAACTCTTGATCTTACAGAACAGTTCTACCTATATAATTTGAACAATGACTCCTGAATCTATCAAAAATAAAATTGAAATCTCATATACGGCTATAGATCTCTATATGAGTACCGGCCAGGTTTCCATGAAGAATCTTATTAAGGAAACTGGGCTCACTGCATCCGACATCTACACTCTTTTCCCAGAGAAGAAATCCATTCTGTCATTCTACTACCCTTCCATTGTCTACCAATATAGAATGATGATTTCTGAAATTGATGATTTTGACTCTTATACCTTGAGTGAAAAATTATCCAACTTTATATATACCTCCTTCGATGTAATAGATGAACAAAGAGAATTCGTTCAAAAAAGTTTTTATAAGACCATATTAAAAAAGGGGACTCACTCAGAGTTTCATCATGAAATAAGCTTACTCATCAAAGAATTCTACCTAAGCGACCCTCATATTTCTGTAAGCTCTGGTTTTATGATGGGTGATAGAGTGTTCTCGTTTCTTGCAAAAGAGTATTTATATGTAGTCAATTTTTGGCTAAACGATGATTCTGAGGGTAAAGAAAAGACGTTTGCACTGGTAGATAAACTCACAGCATTTCTAGAAGAGCTGTCATACAGTAAGATTATAGACAAGGGATTTGATCTTACTAAATATCTAGTGGTTCATGCTGGGCTAGGAAATCGCATACCTATAGTTGGTGATTGCATTAAAGATTACTTCACAAATAAAGATGAATCTTCTAATCAGAATGAACCTACATCATGAGTGATTTCCCATCCTCCAAATATGAACGAGGAAAAATAATTGCAAAAACAGGGCTCAAAGTTGGTACCAATTATGCCCAGCGTTATTTGAAGAATAAAGTATCGGGCAAGGTAGAAGACGAAAGAAGTTTTCACCAAGAAAATGCCAAAGAAGTATTTAAAGAGTTTACTAAGCTTCGCGGTACTGCCCTCAAAATTGCTCAAGGCATGAGTATGGACCAAGGCATATTACCCGATGAATTCGCCGAGGTAATGAGTCAAGCGCAGTACTCGGTTCCTCCAATCAACAAAGCCCTTATACGCTCAATCATAAAACGAGAATTAGGCGGTTATCCTGAGCAACTCTTCGCTACATTCGATGCCACTGCTTTTGCCGCTGCCTCCATTGGGCAAGTTCACAAAGCAGAGTTAAAGGATGGGCGACGTGTAGCCATAAAGATTCAGTACCCGAATGTAAGAGATACCATTGACTCAGACCTTGTAATGGCAAAAGGCTTTGCTAAACGACTGGTTAAAAAGGGTTCCAATATAGATCCCTATTTCGATGAAATTCGTGATACTCTTCTACTTGAAACCGATTATTTACACGAAGGGCAACAAATTGAACATTTCAGCAAGCGATTTACTCATATAAATGTGGTAACTCCACAATGGATTGAAGAGTATTCTACTTCTAAAGTGCTATGTATGACTTTTTTAGATGGCCGACATCTTAATGAGTTTATAGCTGAAAACCCTACGCAGGAGCAACGGAACCACTTTGGGCAGTTACTTTGGGACTTCTTTCATGAACAGATTATAGATCACGACTATATCCATGCCGATACCCACCCCGGGAATTTCTTATTTATGAATGATGGGCGATTAGGAGTAATCGATTTTGGTTGCGTGAAAAAATTTCCCGTCAAATTCTTCCGAGATTACCTAGAACTTCTACCCACCCATTTAAAAAATGACGATGCAGCAATTCGGAGTCTTTTTGAACGGTTGGAAGTTTTAAAACAGAATTCCTCCGATGGGGATACGGACCAACCTTATTTCGAATTTGCTAAGAATTATGGGCTCACATTTTCGCGTCCATATACTCAAGAAGTATTTGATTTCGGAGATCCTGAATTTGATAACACCATCCGGCATTTCACGAAAGACGCCCCCCTATCTAATGAACCTAGGGGGAACAAACACTTTATATATACTACTAAAGTACATGTAGGGCTTTATAATCTACTGATTAAACTAAAAGCGCAGATTAACACCGAAAAGAGCAAAAACATCCTAAGCAAACTCTTAGATATAAGTTTCTAAATATATTTGAAGACACCTCCTTCAAATTGTAAGTTATAAACTTAACCAAGCCAAATACTTATTTGAAACCATATAAAACCATAGTTCTATCAATACTTCTTGGAGTATTAACTGCAACGGCATCCTATGTATATATCATAGAATCGCAAAAGCGAACCTTGCAAGAAGAGCTTATTGAACTCTCCATGGTGAAGTATGGATTGTTTAATGTGGATGTTTGGAAAGCCGAGTTAACAGAAATCATATCCAGAAGAATTAATGAGTTTGAGCTGGAGCAAGACAGAGAGGAAGAGCTAAGAGAACGTATATCTTCTTTTTTAGATAGTGCCGTGGATGAATTAGAGGAGAGTTTCAATGAGCATAACTCAGGCAGTGTTAAAGGATTCATCAAAAAGAATGTAGCTTCTTTAACGGATGTATTTGGGGTTATGAAAGAAGACATCCCCGTTATCACAGAAAGCATTATTAGGTTTATCCGAGATCCTGAAAACCGAGCTTTGGCCCAAGAGTTCTTAATTAAAAAAATGGAGGAGTACTCAGATAAAACCTTTTCTGAGGTAGATTATAGTTCCTACAATTTGATTCTGCAGAAATACGGATATGATACCAAGGAAGAAGCTATTCAAGGCATCAAAAGCCGGATTGATAAAAAAAGAGCCCAACGACTCCCTTTTTCGATCTTTATATTTTCATCGGTTATCATCCTATTTGTATACCTGCTTTTTACAAGTTCTCATAAACCCATTCATTATTTACTTCTCACAATCATCTGTGCCGTTCTTTTAGGGGTGGGATTATTACTTCCGATGATTAACATTGACGCCCGTGTTTCAGAAATGAATTTTCAGCTCCTTGGTGAGACCATCTCATTTACCGACCAAGTACTGTATTTCAAAAGTAAAAGCATATTAGAGGTAGTCTCTCTAATGGTCTTAAATGCTAAAATTGATGTGGTTCTTGTAGGGATACTTGTGTTCTCCTTTAGTGTATTATTTCCCGTTAGTAAATTAATAGCGTCTACTATTTATTTATATAAGCCTGAATACCGAGAACAAAAGTGGATTAAGTTTCTTGTGTTTAAAACGGCAAAATGGTCGATGGCGGATGTGATGGTGGTAGCCATATTTATGGCATATATAGGTTTCAGCGGGATAATTTCTGAGCAGTTAAAAGATCTAGAAACGATCGTTACGCATGTAGATATGATGACCACAAATGCATCTAGCTTAGAAGTGGGCTTTTACTTCTTTACTTCGTTTGCTGTATTGAGCAATCTTGTTTCCCACAAAATAATGTACGGCAAAGATTTTTAGACTTGAACGTCGCGGTACTTGCTTAACAAGTCTCGAATCATCTGTGTATTAAGTGGTTTCGTTGCGGCATCTATTATGCCTACCTCTGCATATCGCGCTAAATCCGATTTCATCACATTTGCCGTAACCGCTATAATCTTAGGTTTATGTTCTTTGTCGGCATAGTATTCTGTAATCTTTTCCGAAGCATCCATACCATCTAGCTTTGGCATCTGAATATCCATCAATACAAAATCATAATTATCTGATATTGCTCTTTCAACGGCGTCCTCCCCATTATCAACAATTTCAACATCGGTCACACTAAGGTGTTCTAGCATTTTTTTAAGCACTAATTGATTCACCAAAACATCCTCTGCGATAAGAATTTTCAAGCCAGCAAAGCACTCTTTATCTTTATGGTCTTTAACTTCTTGCACCGATTTATCTTCATAGGCCCTAAATGGAATTTCAATAGTAAAGGTAGATCCTTCTCCGAGTTTGGAATCTACATAAATGGCTCCATTCATTAGGTCAATGAGTCCTCTACAGATTGCCAAGCCTAATCCTGTCCCCTCTACTTTGTCGTTGGTTTTTGCTCTAAAGAATTTCGTAAAAAGTAAGGCCTTGTCTTGCTCTGATATACCAATACCAGAATCTTCTATAGTAAACCTGACTCTTTGTATATCTTCTTCTTCAGCTATAAAACGAGTCTTAATATGTATATATCCTTCATTCGTAAACTTCACCGCATTATTTACCAAATTTACTAGTATCTGGCGAAGGCGAGTTACATCCCCAATTACGATTTCTGGAATCTCCGAATCATATTCAAACTTTAGCTCAATGCGTTTATTCTTTGAGTCAATTTTTGGCTTAAACATATCTACCAAATTCTTTAACTCTTTCTGAATATGGATCTCGTTGTTTTGAAGCACCAATTTTCGATCTTCGAGTAAAGTATAATCTAGAACATCCCCAATTAAACTATTCAGCATATTACTACTGTAGGCTAGATTTGTAACCAATTCTCTTTGTTCATCAGAGAGATTGGTTTCCTCCAGTAATTCAGTAATCCCAACTATACCATTGAGTGGGGTTCTCATTTCATGACTTATAGTGGCCAAAAATTGGGATTTTGTGTCGTCAGCGGCTTCAGCCCGAATTTTTTCTGACTTTAAATCCAACACGGCTTTACTCAGTTTTTCCCTGTCGGATATATATGATTTCTTAAAGATGTAGAGTGCAATTCCTAATGTAGCTATTGTAATAACACTGGTTAGAGACAGATCTCTTATTTGAGATAATTTATCTGGGTATTGATTAGAAGCTTGGGGGAATAAATATTCATATATGGTAAAGCCCAAAACCATCACTGCGATGGCGGATACAAATAGTATATATGCTCGAAGTGGAAGTACTAATAATCCTGAGATATATAGAAGTATGACGAAATATAAGATGGCACCTGTAACACCTCCCGAAGGCAACCATGCTATACCTAATAGAGCAAAAGCAGTAATATAATAAGTGGTGGATAGTTTTGTAAAGCCTACCCCTTTTTTATGAAGCACATATAAACCTGTGTATACCACAAAGCCTAAGGAATATATAGACTGAATAATCAGATTGTATTTTGCAATAATGGCAAATGCTGCCCAGAATAGGAAAATGAATACCGTTAATAACAGTGTGATTTCGAAAAGCATGAATTCAATTCTCATGCTTTTTTCACTTGATGGAAATATTTTACGGATATTCAATTTCGTCTCTTTAGTTCAGTATGAATCGCACGCAATGTAATAAAAAGTGCCTATATAGCTACTAAATTATTACTGCCTGTAGATGTATGTAAGTGCCTCTATACTTACCTATCCCTATAAATATTATTATCGGCACTAAATGCCAAAAAAAAAGCACCAACTAAATTAGCTGGTGCTTCTTAACAATTTGAAACAACTATTAGTTATCTATAGAATTCAAATATTTATAGAACTCACTATCCGTTGAGATGATAAGTGAAGTCTCTTTGTCAATTGTTTTTGAGTATGCTTCCATGCTTTTTATAAACGCATACAGCTCTCGAGCTTGGCGTGTTTTATTGTAAGCACTGTTGTAAATGGACGCGGCTTCGGCATCAGCTTTACCACGAATGGTTTCAGCTTCTCTAAAAGCTTCAGATTGAATACGCTTCAATTCTCGTTCTTTCTCACCATTTATTCGTGAAGCTTCACCTTGTCCTTCTGATCTAAACTTATCTGCGATTCTATTCCGTTCAGAGATCATACGGTCGTAAACAGTTCGACGAACTTCTTCGGCATAATTGATTCTTTTGAATCTAAAGTCTAAAACTACGATTCCAAGATCTTCAGCTCTTTTATTGGCTAACTCCTGAATCTCCTCCTGAATTTTATCTCTACCTACAGAGATGTTTTCTAAAGAGTCATTCACGATATCTGCTATAACGCCTTCAGTTGCTGCTTCTCTATTTGATGAACGTATGAGTTCAACTAAGTTATGAGATGCAACGGCATTTCTTGTTTCCCCATCGAGAATATCATCTAACCTTGATAATGCCCCACGTTCATTTCCTAGGCGTTCAAAGTATTTAAGAGGATCTGTAATCTGCCATCTAGCATAGGTATCCACAAATATAAACACCTTATCTTTTGTAGGAACCTGATTAGGATCGCCATCCCACTCCAAATATCGCTTCTCAAAATAATTAGCGTCTTCTAAAAATGGAGTTTTAAATTTTAGACCCGGTGTTGTAATTGCTTCCCCTTGTGGATCACCAAACTGAGTAATAATTACTTGTTCTTTTTCATTTACAATGAAAATAGAGTTCATCAGTATAAAACCAACAATCCCAAGTATCGCTAATAATCCAATTCCGTTAATCTTCTTCATGATTATATCCTTAGTTGTTGTTTTGATTATTAACTTTGGCACCGTCCATTTGTAACTGTAATAATGGTATTACACTATTCCCTTTATCATCGGTAATAATCTTTTTGCCCATCTTTGGCAGCACATCTTCCATAGTTTCTAGGAAAATTCGAGTTTTAGTCACCTCAGGAGCTTTCATATACTCTGTATAAAGGTCATTAAATCTCGATACTTCCCCTTGTGCGGTATTCACACGGTTAAGAGCATAACCTTCTGCTTGCTGTATAGTTTGCTCTGCTTCACCCGCAGCGCGAGGAATAACTCGGTTGTAGTCCGCTCGTGCTTGGTTAATTAAAGTCTCACGTTGCTGTTCTGCCTCGTTAACGCCATTGAAAGATGGCTTTACAGGATCTGGCGGATTAGCATCTTGCAATACGACTTGCTCAATTTTAATTCCTAACTCATACTCATCACTCATGCCTTGAATAAGAATTTCTGCTTGAGAGGCCACTTCAGCACGCCCAACGGTTAGTACTTCGTTTACCGTTCTGTCTCCAACAATTTGCCTCATAGCCGCTTCTGAAACATCTCGTAATGTTTCATCTGCGTTTCTAACTTTGAATAGATAGTTATAAGGGTTATTGATTCTAAACTGTACTACCCACTCTACATCGGCTAAATTGAGATCTCCAGTTAACATTAAGGATTCGTCCACATATCCCGCTTTTGCATAGGTTGAATTTATACCCGCAGAAGTTGTTCTGTATCCGAATTCTTGTTTTAATTGCCTTTGAACAGGCACGTATTCAACCTGATCGATAAAGGGTACTTTAAAATTTAAACCAGGTCTAGCTTCGCCTACATATTCACCGAAGCGCATAATAACACCAACTTCTTCCGTTTCAACTGTAAAGAATGATGAGAAAATGGTCATAACAGTTACGACCCCTACTATAATTAGCCGAATATTTTTTGTGAATTTCTCAAATTCCGGCGGCACATTGAATGAGAAATCATTTTGTTGAGCCATATGCTTAACTGATTTTTAGATTATACTTTTAAACAGATTACTGTAGTGTCATCAGCTAATTGATAGTTGCTGAATTTTTGTACTGTTCTTTTAATTTCGAGGGCGATTTCGTTAGCAGAAAGATTATCTGTGTCGATACGTTCCAATAACTCCGGAACACTTTCGAAGCCGAAGCGTTCGCCTTCTTCATTTACGGCTTCAGGTAACCCATCTGAATAAAGTAAGAAAAAGTCACCTTTATTGAGTGATATTACTTTGGGTTGATAAT contains these protein-coding regions:
- a CDS encoding queuosine precursor transporter, with the protein product MSQNHQRDILFLTLSGVFLTALVLGNVIGTTKFVTIFSFNMPEWLQAITPSLVRDGSLYTMSVPAGVIAYPFTFLATDLISELFGRKKAQLVVWVGFFMNFFMLFLMTVNHWLPNTNGVSGGLDLFEGVYEFMIGNTIASMVAYLTAQSVDVRLFHYWKKKTKGKHLWLRNNASTMFSQLVDSTAIILILYFANNLGPNINTIGAAVILIVNSYLFKFFFALFDTPLFYIGVHLLKNFDEDPERSSVN
- a CDS encoding ABC1 kinase family protein, giving the protein MSDFPSSKYERGKIIAKTGLKVGTNYAQRYLKNKVSGKVEDERSFHQENAKEVFKEFTKLRGTALKIAQGMSMDQGILPDEFAEVMSQAQYSVPPINKALIRSIIKRELGGYPEQLFATFDATAFAAASIGQVHKAELKDGRRVAIKIQYPNVRDTIDSDLVMAKGFAKRLVKKGSNIDPYFDEIRDTLLLETDYLHEGQQIEHFSKRFTHINVVTPQWIEEYSTSKVLCMTFLDGRHLNEFIAENPTQEQRNHFGQLLWDFFHEQIIDHDYIHADTHPGNFLFMNDGRLGVIDFGCVKKFPVKFFRDYLELLPTHLKNDDAAIRSLFERLEVLKQNSSDGDTDQPYFEFAKNYGLTFSRPYTQEVFDFGDPEFDNTIRHFTKDAPLSNEPRGNKHFIYTTKVHVGLYNLLIKLKAQINTEKSKNILSKLLDISF
- a CDS encoding paraquat-inducible protein A, with the translated sequence MKPYKTIVLSILLGVLTATASYVYIIESQKRTLQEELIELSMVKYGLFNVDVWKAELTEIISRRINEFELEQDREEELRERISSFLDSAVDELEESFNEHNSGSVKGFIKKNVASLTDVFGVMKEDIPVITESIIRFIRDPENRALAQEFLIKKMEEYSDKTFSEVDYSSYNLILQKYGYDTKEEAIQGIKSRIDKKRAQRLPFSIFIFSSVIILFVYLLFTSSHKPIHYLLLTIICAVLLGVGLLLPMINIDARVSEMNFQLLGETISFTDQVLYFKSKSILEVVSLMVLNAKIDVVLVGILVFSFSVLFPVSKLIASTIYLYKPEYREQKWIKFLVFKTAKWSMADVMVVAIFMAYIGFSGIISEQLKDLETIVTHVDMMTTNASSLEVGFYFFTSFAVLSNLVSHKIMYGKDF
- a CDS encoding ATP-binding protein → MNIRKIFPSSEKSMRIEFMLFEITLLLTVFIFLFWAAFAIIAKYNLIIQSIYSLGFVVYTGLYVLHKKGVGFTKLSTTYYITAFALLGIAWLPSGGVTGAILYFVILLYISGLLVLPLRAYILFVSAIAVMVLGFTIYEYLFPQASNQYPDKLSQIRDLSLTSVITIATLGIALYIFKKSYISDREKLSKAVLDLKSEKIRAEAADDTKSQFLATISHEMRTPLNGIVGITELLEETNLSDEQRELVTNLAYSSNMLNSLIGDVLDYTLLEDRKLVLQNNEIHIQKELKNLVDMFKPKIDSKNKRIELKFEYDSEIPEIVIGDVTRLRQILVNLVNNAVKFTNEGYIHIKTRFIAEEEDIQRVRFTIEDSGIGISEQDKALLFTKFFRAKTNDKVEGTGLGLAICRGLIDLMNGAIYVDSKLGEGSTFTIEIPFRAYEDKSVQEVKDHKDKECFAGLKILIAEDVLVNQLVLKKMLEHLSVTDVEIVDNGEDAVERAISDNYDFVLMDIQMPKLDGMDASEKITEYYADKEHKPKIIAVTANVMKSDLARYAEVGIIDAATKPLNTQMIRDLLSKYRDVQV
- the hflC gene encoding protease modulator HflC translates to MKKINGIGLLAILGIVGFILMNSIFIVNEKEQVIITQFGDPQGEAITTPGLKFKTPFLEDANYFEKRYLEWDGDPNQVPTKDKVFIFVDTYARWQITDPLKYFERLGNERGALSRLDDILDGETRNAVASHNLVELIRSSNREAATEGVIADIVNDSLENISVGRDKIQEEIQELANKRAEDLGIVVLDFRFKRINYAEEVRRTVYDRMISERNRIADKFRSEGQGEASRINGEKERELKRIQSEAFREAETIRGKADAEAASIYNSAYNKTRQARELYAFIKSMEAYSKTIDKETSLIISTDSEFYKYLNSIDN
- the hflK gene encoding FtsH protease activity modulator HflK: MAQQNDFSFNVPPEFEKFTKNIRLIIVGVVTVMTIFSSFFTVETEEVGVIMRFGEYVGEARPGLNFKVPFIDQVEYVPVQRQLKQEFGYRTTSAGINSTYAKAGYVDESLMLTGDLNLADVEWVVQFRINNPYNYLFKVRNADETLRDVSEAAMRQIVGDRTVNEVLTVGRAEVASQAEILIQGMSDEYELGIKIEQVVLQDANPPDPVKPSFNGVNEAEQQRETLINQARADYNRVIPRAAGEAEQTIQQAEGYALNRVNTAQGEVSRFNDLYTEYMKAPEVTKTRIFLETMEDVLPKMGKKIITDDKGNSVIPLLQLQMDGAKVNNQNNN